The proteins below are encoded in one region of Bacillus vallismortis:
- a CDS encoding glycosyltransferase family 1 protein, producing MNSIPKRVLHVLSGMNRGGAETMVMNLYRKMDRSKVQFDFLTYRNDPCAYDEEILSLGGRLFYVPSIGQSNPLTFVRNVRHVITENGPFNAVHAHTDFQTGFIALAARLAGVPVRVCHSHNTSWKTGFNWKDRLQLMAFRRLILANATALCACGEDAGRFLFGPSNMERERVHLLPNGIDLDLFAPNGQRADEEKTARGIAVDRLIIGHVARFHEVKNHAFLLKLAAHLKERRVRFQLVLAGDGPLRDKMEEEARRQNLLSDVLFLGTEERIHELMRTFDVFVMPSLYEGLPVVLVEAQASGLPCIISDTITEKVDAGLGLVTRLNLSEPIGIWAETIARAAAAGRPKRELIKGTLAKLGYDAQQNVGALLHVYNLTSEKGQ from the coding sequence ATGAATAGCATTCCAAAACGCGTGCTTCATGTTCTCAGCGGCATGAACAGGGGCGGCGCGGAGACCATGGTGATGAATTTATATCGAAAAATGGACAGAAGCAAAGTACAATTTGATTTTTTAACATATCGAAATGATCCGTGCGCTTATGATGAAGAAATTTTATCTTTAGGCGGGCGGCTTTTTTATGTCCCGAGCATCGGGCAAAGCAATCCCCTTACATTTGTGAGGAATGTAAGACATGTGATAACAGAAAACGGTCCGTTCAACGCCGTGCATGCGCACACGGATTTTCAGACGGGCTTTATCGCCCTTGCGGCAAGGCTAGCCGGAGTGCCGGTCAGGGTCTGCCATTCCCATAATACGTCGTGGAAGACCGGCTTCAATTGGAAGGATCGCCTGCAGCTGATGGCATTCAGGCGGCTGATTTTGGCGAACGCGACAGCACTGTGTGCCTGCGGAGAGGATGCGGGCAGGTTTTTATTCGGACCGTCCAACATGGAGCGGGAGCGTGTTCATCTTCTTCCGAATGGGATTGATCTTGATTTGTTCGCTCCAAATGGGCAAAGGGCTGATGAAGAAAAAACAGCACGCGGCATTGCAGTTGACCGTCTCATTATTGGCCATGTGGCCCGGTTTCATGAAGTGAAAAACCATGCGTTTCTGCTGAAGCTTGCCGCACATCTCAAAGAACGGAGGGTTCGCTTTCAGCTCGTGCTCGCAGGAGACGGGCCGCTGCGCGACAAAATGGAAGAGGAAGCGCGGCGGCAGAACTTGCTTTCAGATGTCCTCTTTTTAGGCACTGAAGAACGCATTCATGAGCTGATGCGCACATTTGATGTGTTTGTCATGCCGTCTCTGTATGAAGGCTTGCCGGTAGTGCTGGTGGAAGCGCAGGCATCGGGGCTTCCATGCATCATTTCAGATACCATTACAGAAAAAGTCGATGCCGGTCTGGGACTTGTGACAAGATTGAATCTTTCTGAGCCGATCGGCATTTGGGCTGAAACCATTGCCAGGGCGGCCGCCGCAGGCAGGCCGAAGCGGGAGCTCATCAAAGGAACACTCGCTAAACTTGGCTACGATGCACAGCAAAATGTAGGAGCGCTGCTGCATGTATACAACTTGACCAGCGAAAAAGGACAGTAA
- the epsG gene encoding biofilm exopolysaccharide biosynthesis protein EpsG translates to MIVYAVNMGIVYIWSWFAKMCGSRDDSLATGYRPNKLLIWIPLASLVLVSGLRYRVGTDFQTYTLLYELAGDYQNVWQIFGFGTAKTATDPGFTTLLWLMNFITEDPQIMYITVAAVTYSLVMKTLADYGRPFELSVFLFLGTFHYYASFNGIRQYMVAAVLFWAIRYIISGNWKRYFLIVLISSLFHSSALIMIPVYFIVRRKAWSPAIFGLSVLFLGMTFLYQKFISVFVVVLENSSYSHYEKWLMTNTNGMNVIKIAVLILPLFLAFCYRARLRKLWPQIDIVVNLCLLGFLFGLLATKDVIFARFNIYFGLYQIILVPYFVRIFDEKSNALIYIAIVVCYFLYSYLLMPVDSSVLPYRTIFSR, encoded by the coding sequence ATGATTGTGTATGCCGTCAATATGGGAATTGTATATATTTGGTCTTGGTTTGCCAAAATGTGCGGCAGCCGTGATGATTCGCTCGCCACGGGGTATCGGCCGAATAAGCTTTTGATCTGGATTCCGCTTGCCTCACTTGTGCTCGTGTCGGGTCTCCGTTACAGAGTCGGCACGGATTTTCAGACCTACACATTGCTGTACGAATTGGCGGGCGATTATCAAAATGTGTGGCAGATATTCGGTTTCGGCACAGCGAAAACTGCGACTGATCCAGGCTTTACCACACTCCTTTGGCTGATGAATTTCATCACGGAAGATCCGCAAATCATGTATATCACGGTTGCGGCCGTGACCTATAGCTTGGTTATGAAGACACTCGCCGACTACGGAAGGCCGTTTGAGCTGAGTGTCTTTTTATTTTTAGGAACCTTCCATTATTACGCGTCTTTTAACGGCATCAGGCAATACATGGTGGCAGCCGTATTATTTTGGGCGATCCGTTATATCATCAGCGGGAACTGGAAGCGGTATTTTCTGATCGTGCTGATCAGCTCGCTCTTTCATTCCTCGGCGCTGATTATGATTCCAGTGTATTTTATTGTCAGGAGAAAAGCCTGGTCGCCTGCCATATTCGGCCTATCCGTTTTATTTCTTGGCATGACGTTTTTATATCAAAAATTCATTTCCGTGTTTGTCGTTGTGCTAGAAAACAGCTCATACAGCCATTATGAGAAATGGCTGATGACGAATACAAATGGAATGAATGTGATCAAAATCGCTGTCCTGATTCTGCCCCTGTTTCTCGCTTTTTGCTACAGGGCGCGTCTGCGGAAGCTGTGGCCGCAAATCGACATCGTCGTCAATTTGTGCCTGCTCGGCTTTTTGTTCGGGCTTTTGGCCACAAAGGATGTGATCTTTGCCAGATTCAATATTTATTTCGGTTTGTATCAAATCATCTTAGTCCCTTATTTCGTCAGGATATTTGATGAAAAATCGAATGCCCTTATCTATATCGCGATCGTTGTTTGTTATTTTCTTTACAGTTATTTGCTTATGCCGGTTGATTCGTCCGTTCTGCCTTACAGAACGATTTTTTCCCGGTAA
- a CDS encoding glycosyltransferase family 2 protein produces METPAVSLLVAVYNTETYIRTCLESLRNQTVDNIEIIIVNDGSADASPDIAEEYAKKDLRFKVIHQENQGLGAVRNKGIEAASGEFLAFIDSDDWIEPDYCERMLQAAGDETDLVICNYAAEFEDTGKTMISDIAETYQDQPKAHYIKALFEGKVRGFSWNKLYRRSMINAHRLSFPLRGELEHVEDQFFSFRAHFFARSVSYVKAPLYHYRIHLSSIVQRYQKKLFESGLALYEANAAFLQENNKSEEYQKELDTFIVLHSSICMLNEWKTSGSRRLFEKLRNVGVICADPVFRESLSKTGTAPFDAKRSCLLLMAKYRMIPFVAMASAVYQRVIEYKMRNRG; encoded by the coding sequence ATGGAAACACCTGCGGTTAGTCTGTTAGTCGCTGTTTATAACACAGAAACATATATCAGAACGTGTCTTGAATCACTGCGGAACCAGACTGTGGACAATATTGAAATCATCATCGTCAATGACGGTTCGGCAGACGCCAGCCCGGACATCGCGGAGGAATACGCCAAAAAGGATCTCAGGTTCAAAGTGATTCATCAGGAAAACCAAGGCCTCGGCGCGGTTCGGAATAAAGGCATCGAGGCGGCAAGTGGCGAGTTTCTCGCATTTATCGATTCGGACGATTGGATCGAGCCTGATTATTGCGAGCGGATGCTCCAAGCAGCGGGCGATGAAACTGATCTTGTCATTTGTAATTACGCCGCGGAGTTTGAGGACACTGGAAAAACGATGATCTCTGACATTGCGGAAACCTATCAGGACCAGCCGAAGGCGCACTATATCAAGGCGCTATTCGAAGGGAAGGTCAGAGGGTTTTCTTGGAACAAACTGTACAGGAGAAGCATGATTAATGCACATCGGCTGTCGTTTCCGCTCCGCGGCGAGCTGGAGCATGTCGAGGATCAGTTTTTCAGCTTCAGGGCTCATTTCTTCGCCCGTTCGGTCTCCTATGTGAAAGCGCCGCTCTATCATTACCGAATTCACCTATCTTCCATCGTACAGCGCTATCAGAAAAAACTGTTTGAATCAGGACTTGCGCTGTACGAGGCGAATGCGGCGTTTTTACAGGAAAACAACAAATCTGAGGAGTACCAAAAGGAGCTTGATACCTTTATCGTGCTTCACAGCAGCATCTGTATGCTGAATGAATGGAAAACCAGCGGCAGCCGCCGGCTGTTTGAAAAGCTTAGAAATGTCGGCGTGATTTGCGCAGATCCAGTGTTCCGGGAGAGCCTCTCAAAAACGGGCACCGCGCCTTTTGACGCAAAACGGTCATGCCTGCTTCTGATGGCAAAATACAGAATGATTCCGTTCGTCGCTATGGCGTCAGCCGTGTATCAGCGGGTGATCGAGTACAAAATGAGAAACAGAGGGTGA
- a CDS encoding polysaccharide pyruvyl transferase family protein encodes MSLQSLKINLAEWLLLKVKYPSQYWLGTADQPVKAPSNQKKIILTLLPSHDNLGDHAIAYASKAFLEREYPDFDIVEVDMKDMYKSAKALLRSRHPEDMVFIIGGGNMGDLYRYEEWTRRFIIKTFHDYRVVQLPATAHFSDTKKGRKELKRAQKIYNAHPGLLLMARDETTYQFMKQHFQEKTILKQPDMVLYLDKSKTPAERNGVYMCLREDQESVFKEDERNKVKAALVEEFGDIKAFTTTIGRRVGRDSREKELEALWSKLQSAEAVVTDRLHGMIFCALTGTPCVVIRSFDHKVMEGYQWLKDIPYMTLIEQPDPKRVTAAVKELLTKETTRGGFPRDLYFKGLRDKISGEAQ; translated from the coding sequence ATGTCGTTACAATCGTTGAAAATCAATCTTGCAGAATGGCTGCTGCTAAAGGTCAAATACCCGTCCCAATATTGGCTGGGTACGGCTGATCAGCCGGTAAAGGCCCCATCGAATCAGAAAAAAATCATACTGACCCTGCTGCCGTCCCATGACAATTTGGGGGATCACGCGATTGCTTATGCCAGCAAGGCATTTCTTGAACGAGAATACCCTGATTTTGACATCGTTGAGGTCGATATGAAGGACATGTACAAATCAGCAAAAGCGCTGCTCCGATCGCGCCATCCGGAGGATATGGTCTTTATCATCGGCGGCGGAAACATGGGTGATTTATACCGCTATGAGGAGTGGACACGCCGCTTTATCATTAAAACATTTCACGACTACCGAGTTGTCCAGCTGCCGGCAACGGCTCATTTTTCTGACACGAAAAAGGGGCGCAAAGAGCTGAAACGGGCACAGAAAATTTATAACGCGCACCCCGGCCTGTTGCTGATGGCGCGTGATGAAACAACGTATCAATTCATGAAACAGCATTTTCAAGAAAAAACGATTTTGAAGCAGCCGGACATGGTGCTGTATTTAGATAAAAGCAAGACCCCCGCAGAGCGCAACGGGGTTTATATGTGTTTGCGCGAGGATCAGGAAAGCGTGTTTAAAGAAGATGAGAGAAACAAGGTGAAGGCAGCGCTTGTTGAAGAATTCGGCGACATTAAAGCTTTTACGACAACGATTGGACGCCGGGTCGGCCGCGATTCCCGGGAGAAGGAGCTTGAAGCGTTATGGTCTAAGCTGCAAAGCGCAGAAGCCGTTGTCACTGACAGGCTTCATGGCATGATTTTTTGCGCGCTGACAGGAACGCCGTGTGTCGTCATCCGCTCCTTTGACCACAAGGTGATGGAAGGCTACCAATGGCTCAAAGACATCCCTTACATGACGCTGATTGAACAGCCGGACCCTAAACGCGTGACAGCCGCAGTAAAAGAGCTGTTAACAAAAGAAACAACCCGCGGCGGCTTTCCAAGAGATTTATATTTCAAAGGGCTGCGTGACAAAATCAGCGGTGAAGCGCAATGA
- a CDS encoding glycosyltransferase has translation MTPLVSIIVPMYNVEPFIEACIDSLLRQTLSDMEVILVNDGSPDRSGEIAEDYAKRDARIRVIHQNNGGLSSARNTGIKAARGTFIGFVDGDDYVSSAMFQKLIEEAMENRLDIVGCGFYKQSADSRTYVPPQLDTNRVLTKPEIAEQLTYAHETRFIWYVWRYVYRRELLERANLMFDEDIRFAEDSPFNLSAFCEAERVKMLDEGLYVYRENPNSLTEVPYKPAMDEHIQKQYQAKIAFYNRYGLAGACIEDLNVYICKHQLPMLLANACASPNPSKVIKKQIKHILSYDMVRQAVRHTPVQHEKLLRGERLVLGLSKLRLAFLIKLFFEQRGAMKGSAKQA, from the coding sequence ATGACCCCGCTCGTCAGCATTATTGTCCCGATGTATAACGTTGAGCCATTTATAGAAGCGTGCATTGACTCACTGCTTCGCCAAACGCTTTCTGATATGGAAGTCATCCTTGTGAATGACGGATCGCCGGATCGTTCTGGCGAGATTGCAGAGGATTATGCAAAACGGGATGCGAGAATCCGGGTCATTCATCAGAATAACGGCGGGTTGAGTTCGGCACGAAATACGGGAATAAAGGCCGCACGGGGGACGTTCATCGGCTTTGTGGACGGAGACGATTATGTATCTTCCGCCATGTTCCAAAAACTGATAGAAGAAGCGATGGAGAACCGGCTCGACATCGTTGGCTGCGGTTTTTACAAGCAGTCAGCGGACAGTCGGACATACGTGCCTCCGCAGCTTGACACAAACCGCGTACTGACAAAACCGGAAATCGCTGAACAGCTTACATATGCTCACGAAACAAGGTTTATCTGGTATGTATGGCGTTATGTTTATCGCCGTGAGCTATTGGAGAGAGCCAATCTGATGTTTGATGAAGACATCCGTTTCGCTGAAGACTCTCCCTTCAATTTGTCCGCTTTTTGCGAAGCGGAGCGGGTGAAAATGCTGGATGAAGGCTTGTACGTCTATCGCGAAAACCCGAACAGCCTGACAGAAGTCCCTTATAAGCCGGCGATGGATGAACATATTCAAAAGCAATATCAGGCGAAAATTGCATTCTACAATCGTTACGGTTTAGCAGGCGCATGCATAGAAGATTTGAATGTGTACATTTGCAAGCACCAGCTTCCGATGCTTCTGGCAAACGCTTGTGCATCACCAAACCCGTCGAAAGTGATCAAAAAGCAGATCAAACACATTTTATCCTATGACATGGTGCGGCAGGCCGTCAGACATACGCCGGTTCAGCATGAGAAATTATTACGAGGCGAGCGTTTGGTATTAGGCTTGTCCAAATTGCGGCTCGCATTTCTCATCAAGCTGTTTTTCGAGCAGCGGGGAGCGATGAAAGGCAGTGCGAAGCAGGCATGA
- a CDS encoding MATE family efflux transporter, producing MKFTINFSANLTAFLLSVFLSVWMTPFIVKTLGVEAFGFVHLTQNVINYFSIITVALSSVVVRFFSVAAHRGERDKANAYISNYLAASVLISLLLLLPLAGSAFFIDRVMNVPQALLADVRLSILIGSLLFILTFLMAGFGAAPFYANRLYITSSIQAVQMLVRVLSVLLLFSCFAPKIWQIQLAALAGAVIASVLSFYFFKKLIPWFTFRMKDLSFRISKELFQAGAWSSVNQIGVLLFLQIDLLTANLVLGASEAGKYAAIIQFPLLLRSLAGTVASLFAPLITSFYSEGDMDGLVSYANKAVRLNGLLLALPAALLGGLAGPFLTIWLGPSFSSIAPILYIHAGYLVVSLAFMPLFYIWTAFNKQKTPAIVTLLLGAVNVVLAVTLSGPAHLGLYGITLAGAISLILKNAIFTPLYVSRMTGYKKHVLFKGLIGPLSAAVFAWAVCVAIQFMVKIDGWTSLIAAGMTVSCCYAVFAFMFVCTKEERQLVLKRIRKTKGAVNL from the coding sequence ATGAAATTCACGATCAACTTCAGTGCGAATCTCACGGCTTTTCTCTTGTCCGTTTTCCTCTCGGTCTGGATGACGCCTTTTATTGTCAAAACGCTTGGTGTGGAAGCGTTCGGTTTTGTTCACTTGACGCAAAATGTGATCAATTACTTTTCGATCATCACCGTCGCGCTAAGCTCGGTTGTCGTGCGGTTTTTTTCTGTCGCCGCACATAGGGGAGAGCGGGATAAAGCAAATGCGTATATCAGCAATTATTTGGCGGCGTCTGTTTTGATTTCGTTGCTTCTATTGCTGCCTCTTGCGGGATCGGCTTTCTTTATTGACCGGGTCATGAACGTGCCGCAGGCGCTTTTGGCTGATGTGCGTTTGTCGATTTTGATTGGCAGTCTGCTGTTCATTTTGACATTTCTGATGGCGGGTTTCGGCGCTGCGCCATTTTATGCCAACCGCCTATACATCACGAGCTCCATTCAGGCGGTGCAAATGCTTGTACGGGTGCTGTCTGTGCTGCTTCTGTTCTCATGCTTTGCGCCGAAAATTTGGCAGATCCAGCTTGCCGCTTTAGCTGGTGCTGTCATCGCGTCTGTGCTGTCTTTCTATTTCTTCAAAAAATTGATTCCGTGGTTTACGTTTCGTATGAAGGATCTTTCATTCCGCATAAGCAAGGAGCTATTTCAGGCGGGCGCATGGAGCTCTGTCAATCAAATCGGCGTCCTGCTTTTTTTGCAGATTGATCTATTAACCGCCAATTTGGTGCTGGGAGCATCAGAAGCCGGAAAATACGCTGCGATTATCCAGTTTCCGCTGCTGCTGCGCAGCTTGGCTGGAACGGTCGCATCCCTGTTTGCGCCTCTTATCACTTCGTTTTATTCAGAAGGCGATATGGACGGATTGGTGAGTTACGCCAATAAGGCGGTGAGGCTGAACGGCCTTCTGCTTGCGCTTCCGGCTGCTTTATTGGGCGGGCTGGCGGGGCCTTTTCTGACGATCTGGCTCGGACCGTCCTTTTCGTCTATCGCGCCGATTTTATATATTCATGCCGGATATTTGGTCGTAAGCCTCGCCTTTATGCCGCTGTTTTATATCTGGACCGCCTTTAATAAGCAAAAAACGCCGGCGATCGTTACCCTGCTGTTAGGCGCGGTGAATGTGGTGCTGGCCGTCACGCTGAGCGGGCCGGCTCATCTCGGTTTGTACGGCATAACATTGGCCGGGGCGATTTCCCTTATATTAAAAAATGCCATCTTTACGCCGCTTTATGTATCACGCATGACCGGCTATAAAAAGCACGTGCTCTTTAAAGGGCTTATCGGGCCTCTTTCAGCGGCTGTGTTTGCCTGGGCGGTTTGTGTGGCAATCCAGTTCATGGTGAAAATTGATGGCTGGACATCACTGATAGCGGCGGGAATGACAGTCAGCTGCTGCTACGCCGTTTTCGCTTTTATGTTCGTTTGTACAAAAGAGGAAAGACAGCTGGTGCTAAAACGGATTCGAAAAACGAAAGGAGCTGTGAATCTTTGA
- a CDS encoding sugar transferase — protein sequence MILKRLFDLTAAIVLLCCTSAIILLAIAVVRLKIGSPVFFKQVRPGLNGKPFTLYKFRTMTDERDSEGHLLPDEVRLTKTGRLIRKLSIDELPQLLNVLKGDLSLVGPRPLLMDYLPLYTEKQARRHEVKPGITGWAQINGRNAISWEKKFDLDVWYVDNRSFFLDMKILCLTVRKVLVSEGIQQTNHVTAERFTGSGDVSS from the coding sequence TTGATCCTGAAACGACTTTTTGATCTGACGGCCGCCATTGTTTTATTGTGCTGTACGAGTGCCATCATACTGCTCGCCATCGCCGTTGTCAGGCTGAAAATAGGATCACCCGTCTTCTTTAAGCAAGTAAGGCCGGGCCTGAACGGCAAGCCGTTCACCCTTTATAAATTCCGAACGATGACGGATGAACGGGACAGTGAGGGACATCTGCTGCCTGATGAAGTCCGGCTGACGAAAACGGGCAGGCTGATCAGAAAGCTGAGCATCGATGAGCTTCCGCAGCTGCTGAATGTCCTAAAAGGCGATCTCAGCCTTGTCGGCCCGCGGCCGCTTTTGATGGACTATCTGCCTCTTTATACAGAAAAGCAGGCAAGGCGCCATGAGGTGAAGCCGGGTATTACAGGCTGGGCGCAAATCAACGGCAGAAACGCGATTTCCTGGGAAAAGAAATTTGATTTAGATGTTTGGTACGTTGACAACCGATCATTTTTTCTCGATATGAAAATTTTATGTTTGACCGTGCGAAAGGTGCTTGTGTCAGAAGGGATTCAGCAAACCAATCATGTGACCGCGGAACGGTTTACAGGAAGCGGAGATGTGTCCTCATGA
- a CDS encoding acetyltransferase: protein MRNVAIVGDGGHGKVIRELINARSDTRLAAVLDDKFRTFEAGKEWYTGPPEAASEVRRLIPDVLFLIAIGNNSIRKQQAERLGLKKEDFITLIHPSAIVSKSAVIGEGTVIMAGAIIQADARIGAHCIINTGAVAEHDNYISDFVHLSPRVTLSGAVAVQEGAHVGTGAAVIPQLTIGSWSIVGAGSAVIRSIPDGVTAAGAPARIISPIQT from the coding sequence ATGAGAAACGTTGCCATTGTGGGTGACGGCGGGCACGGAAAGGTGATCAGAGAGCTGATAAACGCCCGGTCAGACACGCGCTTAGCCGCGGTGCTGGATGATAAATTCCGAACGTTTGAAGCCGGAAAAGAATGGTATACAGGCCCGCCGGAAGCCGCTTCTGAAGTGCGCAGGCTTATTCCCGATGTGTTGTTTCTGATCGCCATTGGAAACAACAGTATCAGAAAACAGCAGGCGGAGCGGCTGGGACTGAAAAAAGAAGATTTCATTACATTGATTCACCCGTCAGCCATCGTCAGCAAGTCCGCTGTCATCGGGGAAGGGACCGTGATTATGGCGGGCGCGATCATTCAGGCGGATGCGCGGATCGGCGCCCATTGCATCATCAATACAGGCGCGGTGGCAGAACACGACAATTACATCAGCGATTTTGTTCATCTTTCTCCGCGTGTCACACTGTCAGGAGCGGTCGCCGTTCAAGAAGGCGCTCACGTCGGAACCGGCGCGGCCGTCATACCGCAGCTCACAATCGGGTCTTGGAGCATTGTCGGCGCCGGCTCCGCGGTAATCCGTTCCATACCGGACGGGGTAACGGCGGCCGGTGCCCCGGCGCGCATTATTTCTCCCATTCAAACCTAA
- a CDS encoding DegT/DnrJ/EryC1/StrS family aminotransferase: MNKRIYLSPPHMSGREQHYISEAFRSNWIAPLGPLVNSFEEQLAERVGVKGAAAVSSGTAAIHLALRLLEVKEGDSVFCQSFTFVATANPILYEKAVPVFIDSEPDTWNMSPKALERALEDAKRSGKLPKAVIAVNLYGQSAKMDDIVSLCDTYGVPVIEDAAESLGTVYKGKQSGTFGRFGIFSFNGNKIITTSGGGMLVSNDEAAIEKARFLASQAREPAVHYQHSETGHNYRLSNILAGVGIAQLEVLDERVEKRRAIFTRYKNALGHINGVRFMPEHAAGVSNRWLTTLTLDNGLSPYDAVQHLAEENIEARPLWKPLHTQPLFDPSLFYAHEGTLSICEDLFKRGICLPSGSSLTEEEQDRVIDVLLHLFQTAEVKKWTASIR, from the coding sequence ATGAATAAAAGAATCTACTTATCTCCCCCTCACATGAGCGGCAGAGAGCAGCACTATATTTCAGAAGCCTTTCGCTCAAACTGGATTGCGCCCCTTGGGCCGCTTGTGAATTCATTTGAAGAACAGCTGGCCGAGCGCGTCGGCGTAAAAGGAGCGGCAGCGGTCAGCTCTGGAACGGCGGCGATTCATCTGGCACTGCGTTTGCTAGAGGTAAAAGAAGGGGACAGCGTATTTTGCCAGTCCTTCACATTTGTAGCAACCGCCAACCCAATCTTGTATGAAAAAGCGGTGCCCGTTTTTATTGATTCAGAGCCTGATACATGGAATATGTCTCCGAAAGCCCTGGAAAGAGCGCTGGAGGATGCGAAAAGAAGCGGAAAGCTGCCTAAAGCGGTTATTGCCGTCAATCTATATGGGCAAAGCGCGAAAATGGATGACATCGTCAGCCTGTGTGATACATATGGAGTACCCGTCATTGAGGACGCAGCCGAATCGCTCGGCACAGTGTATAAAGGGAAGCAAAGCGGAACATTCGGGCGCTTCGGCATTTTTTCGTTTAACGGGAACAAAATCATCACCACATCAGGCGGCGGGATGCTCGTTTCAAACGATGAAGCCGCCATTGAAAAAGCGCGATTTCTCGCTTCGCAGGCACGCGAGCCGGCTGTTCATTATCAGCACAGCGAAACCGGACATAATTACAGGCTAAGCAATATTCTGGCCGGTGTCGGCATTGCCCAGCTTGAGGTGCTGGATGAGCGGGTGGAGAAAAGAAGGGCCATTTTCACAAGATACAAAAACGCGCTCGGTCATATAAACGGCGTCCGTTTTATGCCGGAGCATGCAGCAGGTGTGTCCAATCGCTGGCTCACCACGCTCACGCTTGATAACGGGCTGAGCCCATATGACGCGGTTCAACACCTTGCGGAAGAAAACATTGAAGCGCGCCCGCTGTGGAAGCCCCTCCATACCCAGCCGCTGTTTGATCCGTCTTTATTTTATGCTCATGAAGGTACCTTAAGCATATGCGAGGACCTTTTCAAGCGAGGAATCTGTCTCCCATCAGGATCAAGTCTGACGGAAGAAGAACAAGACAGGGTCATTGATGTTTTACTGCATTTATTCCAAACTGCCGAGGTGAAGAAATGGACAGCAAGCATTCGATGA
- a CDS encoding polysaccharide pyruvyl transferase family protein — translation MDSKHSMISLKQKLSGLLDVIPKQSEIIYADYPLYGNVGDLFIMKGTEAFFKEHGIRVRKRWNPDNFPLGRKLDPNLIIVCQGGGNFGDLYPYYQGFREKIVQAYPNHKIVILPQSIYFQNKDNLKRTAEIFSKHANLHIITRERASYATAQAYFASNQIKLLPDMAHQLFPVASTQQPFNQKLRFIRTDHEANKELQEHANAESYDWRTVLSASDRWTIAFLQTLNVLNKKAGNPLPIAYIWEKYSDYIVKKAIRFFSRYESVETSRLHGHILSSLLQKENTVIDNSYGKNANYYHTWMEDVQNTRLIQNASKKENLPAHM, via the coding sequence ATGGACAGCAAGCATTCGATGATCAGCCTGAAACAAAAACTGTCCGGGCTGCTCGACGTCATTCCGAAACAATCCGAGATCATCTATGCCGACTATCCTCTATACGGAAATGTAGGGGATTTATTTATTATGAAGGGAACAGAGGCCTTCTTCAAAGAACATGGGATCCGTGTCAGAAAACGCTGGAATCCCGACAATTTTCCACTTGGGCGAAAGCTGGATCCGAATCTTATCATCGTCTGCCAGGGAGGCGGCAACTTTGGGGATTTGTATCCGTATTACCAAGGCTTTAGAGAAAAAATCGTCCAAGCCTATCCGAATCACAAAATCGTGATTCTGCCGCAATCGATTTATTTCCAAAACAAAGACAATCTCAAACGGACGGCGGAGATTTTTTCTAAGCATGCGAATCTCCATATCATCACAAGGGAAAGAGCTTCTTATGCAACGGCGCAGGCTTATTTTGCAAGCAATCAGATTAAGCTTCTGCCTGATATGGCCCATCAGCTGTTTCCTGTCGCTTCCACGCAGCAGCCGTTCAATCAAAAGCTGAGATTCATCAGGACAGATCACGAAGCGAACAAGGAGCTTCAGGAACACGCAAACGCGGAAAGCTACGACTGGCGCACGGTGCTGTCAGCTTCAGACCGCTGGACGATCGCTTTTCTGCAAACGCTGAACGTCCTGAATAAAAAAGCGGGCAACCCTCTGCCCATCGCGTATATATGGGAAAAATACTCTGATTATATCGTCAAAAAAGCGATTCGGTTTTTCAGCCGCTACGAATCGGTGGAAACGTCAAGGCTGCACGGCCACATCCTGTCCTCTCTGCTTCAAAAAGAAAACACGGTCATTGATAATTCCTACGGGAAAAACGCCAATTACTATCACACCTGGATGGAAGACGTGCAGAACACCCGACTCATCCAGAACGCCTCAAAAAAGGAAAACCTTCCTGCTCACATGTGA
- the yvfG gene encoding protein YvfG: protein MSELFSVPYFIENFKQHIEMNQSEDKIHAMNSYYRSVVSTLVQDQLTKNAVVLKRIQHLDEAYNKVKRGESK, encoded by the coding sequence ATGTCTGAACTTTTTTCCGTCCCTTATTTTATTGAGAATTTCAAACAGCATATTGAAATGAATCAGTCTGAGGATAAAATCCATGCGATGAATAGCTACTACCGTTCCGTCGTCTCAACGCTTGTGCAGGATCAGCTGACGAAAAACGCAGTTGTTCTGAAACGGATTCAGCATTTAGATGAGGCGTACAACAAAGTCAAACGGGGAGAATCAAAATAA